A section of the Halopiger aswanensis genome encodes:
- a CDS encoding alkaline phosphatase D family protein, whose product MADDIDLDGRDEPLRGDDDHAELLSELDSHDLAVATDPDTDGNGDRFEHDPDADPDAVFPQSVASGGPTPTGVILWTRVAPDAFDPDEPLAVRVARDPDFDDVVYEGAVTDAERIRAHDYTVKVDLDGHLESDREYHYRFYYRDTASRVGRCQTLPAADASPDSVRFAVLACQNYLNGYYPAFHYVAREDVDFLVHVGDFIYESEDGAFKGLGSYEYDGREKALPSGNGRVWGLEDYRYLYRTYRSDRFLREALENHTLIAGWDDHEMVNDLYWDRRTDAPAGDHPRGDDPEFMTDLVADAMHAWWEYMPARVHYDPAGESLQDRFQLWREFEFGDLVTLAMTDERLFRDPPREAIPTPDNVGPHREPPGRTMLGDDQREWLIDTITGSDATWTVWADEVLTVPLRIGSGPLSLYPVQGGWDGYTRERMRITESIAAADVDNFVTLTGDMHSYIAAYSKASYPGRVTGGEGVAQGERIGVEFMTPAVTSLNVAEALLLTRGWRKRLTEPLLSWLVPAMNPHIEFFDGHNWGYSVVEFDRNECTYVGYAVDKTVNSPNAERSVVAAYRVPEGEVELEDVTERYRA is encoded by the coding sequence ATGGCGGACGACATCGATCTGGACGGGCGCGACGAGCCGTTACGGGGCGACGACGACCACGCCGAACTCCTGTCCGAACTCGACTCGCACGACCTCGCGGTCGCGACCGATCCCGACACCGACGGCAACGGCGATCGGTTCGAGCACGATCCCGATGCGGATCCGGACGCGGTGTTTCCCCAGTCGGTGGCCAGCGGCGGACCGACGCCGACCGGCGTGATCCTCTGGACGCGGGTCGCACCCGACGCCTTCGATCCGGACGAACCCCTCGCCGTGCGCGTGGCCCGCGATCCGGACTTCGACGATGTCGTCTACGAGGGCGCGGTCACCGACGCCGAACGGATCCGCGCCCACGACTACACGGTCAAGGTCGATCTCGACGGTCACCTCGAGTCGGACCGCGAGTACCACTACCGGTTCTACTACCGCGATACCGCCTCTCGAGTCGGTCGGTGCCAAACCCTGCCCGCGGCCGACGCCTCGCCCGATTCCGTGCGGTTCGCGGTGCTCGCCTGTCAGAACTACCTCAACGGCTACTACCCCGCGTTCCACTACGTCGCCCGCGAGGACGTAGACTTCCTCGTCCACGTCGGCGACTTCATCTACGAGTCCGAGGACGGCGCCTTCAAGGGGCTCGGCTCCTACGAGTACGACGGCCGGGAAAAGGCCCTCCCCAGCGGAAACGGGCGCGTCTGGGGGCTCGAGGACTACCGGTACCTGTACCGCACGTACCGGAGCGACCGCTTCCTGCGGGAGGCCTTAGAGAACCATACGCTGATCGCCGGCTGGGACGACCACGAGATGGTCAACGACCTGTACTGGGACCGACGGACGGACGCGCCCGCGGGCGACCACCCTCGCGGCGACGATCCGGAGTTCATGACCGACCTCGTCGCCGACGCGATGCACGCGTGGTGGGAGTACATGCCCGCTCGCGTCCACTACGACCCGGCCGGGGAGTCCCTCCAGGACCGGTTCCAGCTCTGGCGCGAGTTCGAGTTCGGGGACCTCGTGACCCTCGCGATGACCGACGAGCGCCTGTTCCGCGATCCGCCCCGCGAGGCGATCCCGACGCCGGATAACGTCGGACCCCACCGCGAACCGCCCGGGCGGACGATGCTCGGCGACGACCAGCGGGAGTGGCTCATCGACACGATCACCGGTTCGGACGCGACGTGGACGGTGTGGGCGGACGAGGTCCTGACCGTTCCGCTCCGGATCGGTTCCGGTCCGCTCTCGCTCTACCCCGTTCAGGGCGGTTGGGACGGCTACACGCGGGAGCGAATGCGGATCACCGAGTCGATCGCGGCGGCCGACGTCGACAACTTCGTGACCCTGACCGGCGACATGCACTCCTACATCGCCGCCTACTCGAAGGCGTCGTACCCCGGCCGGGTGACCGGCGGCGAAGGCGTCGCGCAGGGCGAACGGATCGGCGTCGAGTTCATGACGCCCGCCGTGACTTCGCTCAACGTCGCGGAAGCTCTCCTCCTGACTCGCGGCTGGCGAAAACGACTCACCGAACCGCTGTTGTCGTGGCTGGTGCCGGCGATGAATCCCCACATCGAGTTCTTCGACGGCCACAACTGGGGCTATTCCGTGGTCGAATTCGACCGAAACGAGTGCACGTACGTCGGCTACGCCGTCGACAAGACGGTGAACTCGCCGAACGCCGAACGATCCGTCGTAGCCGCGTACCGCGTTCCGGAGGGCGAGGTCGAACTCGAGGACGTGACCGAGCGGTATCGGGCCTAG
- a CDS encoding GNAT family N-acetyltransferase → MLPETVETDRLRFEALRPETVDALELYDICSSDPDIEAITEYLTWDPHETPKDTLEFLEHVADRYESDDGASYVIRPREGEDGAGEIAGTGGFGIDWEKRTMTLGVWLRKRFWGRGYSGERAAAFVDLAFDRLDLELVAVAAHVDNDRSNRAIEKYVEAYGGTREGCFRNHVVLNGDPVDCYRYSISRAEWEANETDVAVEIVD, encoded by the coding sequence GTGCTCCCCGAAACCGTCGAGACGGATCGGTTACGATTCGAGGCGCTGCGACCGGAGACGGTCGACGCGCTCGAGCTGTACGACATTTGCTCGTCGGATCCCGACATCGAGGCGATCACCGAGTACCTCACCTGGGACCCTCACGAGACGCCGAAGGATACCCTCGAGTTCCTCGAGCACGTGGCCGATCGGTACGAGTCCGACGACGGTGCGTCGTACGTGATCCGGCCGCGAGAAGGCGAAGACGGCGCGGGCGAGATCGCCGGCACCGGCGGCTTCGGCATCGACTGGGAGAAGCGGACGATGACGCTCGGCGTCTGGCTCCGCAAGCGGTTCTGGGGCCGGGGCTACTCCGGTGAACGCGCCGCCGCGTTCGTCGACCTGGCGTTCGACCGGCTCGATCTCGAGCTGGTGGCCGTCGCGGCCCACGTCGATAACGACCGGTCGAACCGCGCGATCGAGAAGTACGTCGAGGCCTACGGCGGCACTCGGGAGGGGTGCTTCCGGAACCACGTCGTCCTGAACGGCGATCCGGTCGACTGCTACCGCTACAGCATCTCGCGGGCGGAGTGGGAGGCGAACGAGACGGACGTCGCCGTCGAAATCGTCGACTGA
- a CDS encoding PH domain-containing protein, whose protein sequence is MTEEATPDPASERPLEWLVLAADEELHFQTGPRIQTIYPWFALAIVGSLAAVAAVALELVPPLALLSIPAVVAPAAWQYARVTRTTFAVTTHRIATRSGVLGVSVRAVPLECVQNTQRSQHAVGRLVGYGTVTVEIAGGSDLRFWDVDDPAAIQTRLESAREQGRGADPDRSAVADVSGSLEQWEAVLEEVRGWRRTLERSESRSRSN, encoded by the coding sequence ATGACCGAGGAAGCGACGCCCGACCCGGCTTCCGAGCGCCCCCTCGAGTGGCTCGTGCTCGCGGCGGACGAGGAACTGCACTTTCAGACTGGCCCACGGATCCAGACGATCTATCCGTGGTTCGCGCTGGCGATCGTCGGCTCGCTCGCCGCCGTCGCCGCCGTTGCGCTCGAGTTGGTGCCGCCGCTCGCGTTGCTCTCGATTCCGGCGGTAGTCGCGCCGGCGGCGTGGCAGTACGCTCGCGTCACGCGCACGACGTTCGCCGTCACGACCCACCGGATCGCGACTCGCAGCGGCGTCCTCGGGGTGTCCGTCCGGGCCGTCCCGCTCGAGTGCGTCCAGAACACGCAGCGGTCCCAACACGCGGTCGGGCGACTGGTCGGGTACGGCACGGTGACGGTCGAAATCGCGGGCGGCTCGGACCTGCGCTTCTGGGACGTCGACGATCCGGCCGCGATCCAGACGCGCCTCGAGTCCGCACGGGAACAGGGCCGCGGGGCCGACCCCGACCGCTCCGCCGTCGCCGACGTGTCGGGGTCGCTCGAGCAGTGGGAAGCCGTACTCGAGGAAGTTCGGGGCTGGCGGCGGACGCTCGAGCGATCGGAATCGAGATCGAGATCGAACTGA
- a CDS encoding PH domain-containing protein translates to MATDTTPDSSTAATAADLEWLSLDDGEELVWTGGPDRRTLLPAVLVGIPLAIVLIGLLIIAGEYLRVTNTHYVVTNRALYRKTGVLSRDVKRIEHGKVQDISYSQSALGAHFGYGTVEISTAGGSGVEMAFKSVPDPRAVQHVISDQRERDHTRRDDRDEHTTDDVLGEILTELRAIRATLEDGEREGAQDRSRAETGRRDRDADRDGVTAEYDERRS, encoded by the coding sequence ATGGCAACCGATACGACGCCCGACTCGAGCACGGCGGCGACCGCCGCCGACCTCGAGTGGCTGTCGCTCGACGACGGCGAGGAACTCGTCTGGACCGGCGGGCCGGACCGACGCACGCTCCTGCCCGCGGTACTGGTGGGAATTCCGCTCGCGATCGTGCTGATCGGGCTCCTCATCATCGCCGGCGAGTACCTCCGCGTGACGAACACGCACTACGTCGTCACGAACCGCGCGCTCTACCGGAAGACCGGCGTTCTCTCGCGGGACGTCAAGCGGATCGAACACGGGAAGGTACAGGACATCTCCTACTCCCAGTCCGCGCTGGGCGCCCACTTCGGCTACGGGACCGTCGAGATCAGCACCGCCGGCGGCTCCGGCGTCGAAATGGCGTTCAAATCCGTCCCGGATCCACGAGCGGTTCAACACGTCATCAGCGACCAGCGCGAGCGCGACCACACTCGCCGGGACGACCGCGACGAACACACGACGGACGACGTGCTCGGGGAAATCCTCACCGAACTGCGCGCGATCCGCGCGACGCTCGAGGACGGAGAGCGGGAGGGAGCACAGGACCGCTCGCGCGCCGAAACCGGACGACGCGACCGCGACGCCGACCGGGACGGGGTCACGGCGGAGTACGACGAGCGGCGATCATGA
- a CDS encoding MaoC family dehydratase — MTGLYYEEFEVGETIEHERRRTISESDNQRFCDMTMNQQPLHLDSEFAAETEFGERVVNGLYTLSLAVGISIPETTDGTIVANLSYDDVEHPNPVFHGDTIRAQSTVTDKRETSDGERGVVTMHVEAFNQDDDLVCEFDRTVLSLKREHVSAGSE; from the coding sequence ATGACCGGTCTGTACTACGAGGAGTTCGAGGTCGGCGAAACGATCGAACACGAGCGCCGGCGGACGATCTCCGAGAGCGACAACCAACGATTTTGCGACATGACGATGAACCAGCAGCCGCTGCACCTCGACAGCGAATTCGCCGCCGAGACCGAGTTCGGCGAGCGCGTCGTCAACGGTCTCTACACGCTGTCGCTCGCGGTGGGGATTTCGATCCCCGAGACGACCGACGGGACGATCGTCGCGAACCTCTCCTACGACGACGTCGAGCACCCGAACCCGGTCTTCCACGGCGATACGATCCGCGCGCAGTCGACGGTGACGGACAAGCGCGAGACCAGCGACGGCGAGCGCGGCGTCGTCACGATGCACGTCGAGGCGTTCAATCAGGACGACGACCTGGTCTGCGAGTTCGACCGGACCGTGCTCTCGTTAAAACGGGAACACGTTTCGGCGGGGAGCGAGTAA
- a CDS encoding small multi-drug export protein, whose amino-acid sequence MIPVAWWLQFVDVGTTLEEATGGWQYVLVFVLTMIPAIEPFLVIPAAIGLGLDPVLTGLAAFAGSVTVVSAIVLAQRRLLAWWSRRFGGEPGDSSDRYDRARRLWNRYGLPGLAFAGPILAGIHLTALLAATAGSNGRTAIGWLTVGLGAWTVALVVGSVAGFSVLGIV is encoded by the coding sequence ATGATTCCCGTGGCCTGGTGGTTACAGTTCGTCGACGTCGGAACGACCCTCGAGGAGGCGACCGGCGGCTGGCAGTACGTGCTCGTGTTCGTCCTGACGATGATCCCCGCGATCGAACCGTTTCTCGTGATCCCGGCCGCGATCGGGCTCGGGCTCGATCCGGTGCTGACGGGGCTGGCCGCGTTCGCCGGCAGCGTCACGGTCGTCAGCGCGATCGTCCTCGCCCAGCGGCGGCTCCTCGCGTGGTGGTCGCGCCGGTTCGGCGGGGAGCCGGGTGACTCGAGCGACCGGTACGACCGCGCGCGGCGGCTCTGGAACCGGTACGGTCTCCCTGGTCTCGCCTTCGCCGGGCCGATACTCGCGGGGATCCACCTCACGGCGCTGCTGGCGGCGACCGCGGGCTCGAACGGGCGGACGGCGATCGGCTGGCTGACCGTCGGCCTCGGCGCGTGGACGGTCGCGCTCGTCGTCGGGTCGGTCGCCGGGTTTTCGGTTCTTGGCATCGTTTGA